The stretch of DNA CCAGAACCGCCTGCCTCCGCCCAGGTACAGCTTGCTGCGCTCCAGCTCCCACTTGCCGTATTCGGAGTGTTCCACCAGCCGGCGCCTTGCCTCATGCAGTGAATCCACAGGGCTGACCGTCAGTACGAGGTACTCGTACTGCTTCGCATAGTCCCGTTCCCGCTGGACCGAGCTGGTGAGAAATTGTTCCTTCATTTGCTCTCCATTTTCGTCCTTTTCCGGCTAACGTGAAGTCATGAGCATCGATCCGCGTGTCGCGCTTCAGTCCTTGACCACCGCTTTGGAAGAACACCTTATAGCAGCATCGAACCGACGCGGAGATGGTGATCCATCCGTGGAGGCGGCGTTTTTCGCAGTTGCCGATGCCTTTGAAGTCTATGAGGACGCCCTCTACGAGGCCTACAACGAGGTCACGCCGCTCCAGGTCTTTGATGACGAGGACGACGAGGATGAAGAAAGCGATGTTGACGACGAGGACCTTGAAATTGTTGAGGACCGGAACGTCTGACAACAAGGCACCCCGAGCGGACCCGTGAGCAGCGAAAGCCCCTAGCAGGCGGCTGAAGCGTCCTCCAGGGCGCACGCAATCTCAGGCGGCAGCGGTGTCAGCTGGGCGTCCACAATCTCCTTCAGCTGTGCAGGTGTCCGGGGCCCCACAATCGCTGTGGCCACGCCGTGCTGCGACAACAGCCAACTCAAGGACACATCCTGCGGCGTCCGGCCCAGCCCTTTCGCTGCCATGCAAACCGCCTCAACAGTCCTGGATGCCTGGCCGTCAAGATACGGCTCAACGTAACCCGCTCCCGCCGCCGAAGCACCGCGGGAACCTGAGGGGATGCTGCCGCGGTATTTCCCTGTCAGCACGCCACGCCCCAGCGGCGCCCAAGCCATCAGTCCCAACCCTGCGTCCTCGATCGCCGGGATAAGCTCTGCCTCCGGCTTTCGCTGCAAAAACGAATATTCAGCCTGGGCGGCAACCAGCGGGAACCCTGCAGTGGCCGCAGCCTTCGCCGTCTGCCAACCGTTGAAGTTTGAAACTCCGGCGTAGCGGGCCCGGCCCGTCCGCACCGCAAACTCCAAAGCGGACAGCGTCTCGTCCAACGGAACGTTGCTGTCCCAGGCCTGCGCGAACCAGATGTCCACATAGTCGGTTCCGAGCCTGGCAAGGCTCGCCTCAAGGCCGCTCAGCATCGCATTACGGGAGGTGTCCACGCCGCGGCGGCCATCCGGCGTCGTCATTCCCGCTTTGGTGGAGATGGAAATCTCCGTCCGAGCCACAACGTCGCCCAGCAGGGAACCGATCATGGCCTCGGACCGCCCGTCCATGTACGACGCCGCCGTGTCAACGTGCCGGCCGCCTGCGTCAAGGAAGTTGCGCAGCAGTTCCGAAGCGTCCTGTTCGTCTGTTTCGCCGGCCCAGGTCATGGTGCCAAGGGAAAGGGCGGAAACTCGCAATCCACTGTTGCCGACGTAACGCTGCTGCATAGCAGCAAGCTTACGGGCAGAACCACTACTGCCATGCCGTAGGGTCTTAGCGTGAACTGGTTTGAGGCGGCCCTGCTGGGCCTTGTGCAGGGACTGACCGAATTTCTACCTATTTCATCAAGCGCGCACCTGAGGATTGTGGGGCAGTTCCTGCCCAATGCCGAGGATCCCGGCGCAGCTTTCACGGCCATCACCCAACTGGGAACCGAGACCGCGGTGCTCATCTATTTCTGGCGGGACATTGTGCGGATCGTCAAGGCCTGGGCCGGCTCACTCAGCGGAAAGGTGTCCAGGCAGGACCCTGACGCCCGGATGGGCTGGCTTGTCATCCTGGG from Pseudarthrobacter siccitolerans encodes:
- a CDS encoding DUF5703 family protein codes for the protein MKEQFLTSSVQRERDYAKQYEYLVLTVSPVDSLHEARRRLVEHSEYGKWELERSKLYLGGGRRFWLRRRVMQVQRTV
- a CDS encoding aldo/keto reductase, producing MQQRYVGNSGLRVSALSLGTMTWAGETDEQDASELLRNFLDAGGRHVDTAASYMDGRSEAMIGSLLGDVVARTEISISTKAGMTTPDGRRGVDTSRNAMLSGLEASLARLGTDYVDIWFAQAWDSNVPLDETLSALEFAVRTGRARYAGVSNFNGWQTAKAAATAGFPLVAAQAEYSFLQRKPEAELIPAIEDAGLGLMAWAPLGRGVLTGKYRGSIPSGSRGASAAGAGYVEPYLDGQASRTVEAVCMAAKGLGRTPQDVSLSWLLSQHGVATAIVGPRTPAQLKEIVDAQLTPLPPEIACALEDASAAC